The following are from one region of the Rhodopirellula sp. P2 genome:
- a CDS encoding DUF1501 domain-containing protein: protein MQMQPTHPSPTQSRRNFLANAGGGMGMLAYASLAQANAGADVHPPHFPPRAKRVIWLFMHGGPSHVDLLDPKPVLTKYSGQTLPESFGNVMTRRNVKKNPLLAPIRSFRPRGQSGLEISDFLPNIAEHADDLCVIRSMHGDSVNHPQSVYQMNTGSTLMGSPSVGSWVAYGLGSENQNMPAFVVLPDPGGGLKGGPPAWGNGYLPASYQGVTMRPGASPILDLQPQPGVSAQQQQHDLSLIHQLNRRHLEQRDSDDRLTARVKAYELAFRMQSEAPELVDIQKETLQTKQMYGIDQTETREFGERCLLARRMLESGVRFVQLYSGDTNGWDAHANVEKNHTEYCRRTDKPVAGLLQDLKQRGLLDDTLVIWGGEFGRMPMSEQGLGRDHNPWGYSVWLAGAGIRGGRAFGATDEIGLRAVTDKVSVNDFHATLLQLLGMNHYDLTYFHNGLDKRLTGPDEAEAVEGILL, encoded by the coding sequence ATGCAAATGCAACCCACGCATCCGTCCCCGACACAATCGCGACGCAACTTCCTCGCCAACGCGGGTGGCGGAATGGGAATGCTCGCCTACGCCTCGCTTGCACAAGCCAATGCGGGTGCGGATGTACATCCACCGCATTTCCCGCCGCGTGCCAAGCGAGTGATCTGGCTTTTCATGCACGGCGGCCCCAGTCACGTGGATCTGTTGGACCCCAAACCCGTGCTGACCAAGTACAGTGGCCAGACGTTGCCGGAAAGTTTTGGCAACGTGATGACGCGTCGCAACGTCAAGAAGAATCCTCTGCTGGCTCCCATTCGAAGCTTTCGTCCGCGAGGCCAGTCGGGATTGGAAATCAGCGATTTCCTTCCGAACATCGCAGAACACGCCGACGACCTCTGTGTGATTCGTTCCATGCATGGCGACAGCGTGAACCATCCGCAGTCCGTCTATCAAATGAACACGGGCAGCACCCTGATGGGCAGTCCCAGCGTGGGCAGTTGGGTTGCCTATGGATTGGGTTCAGAAAACCAGAACATGCCCGCCTTTGTCGTGTTGCCCGATCCTGGCGGAGGCCTGAAGGGTGGACCACCGGCATGGGGAAACGGCTATCTGCCCGCCTCCTATCAGGGTGTCACCATGCGCCCTGGAGCTTCGCCGATCCTTGATTTGCAACCACAACCGGGTGTCTCTGCACAACAGCAACAGCATGACCTTTCGCTGATTCATCAGCTGAACCGAAGGCACCTGGAACAACGGGATTCGGACGATCGCCTGACCGCACGCGTGAAAGCCTATGAGTTGGCGTTTCGGATGCAATCCGAAGCACCGGAGCTGGTCGACATTCAAAAAGAGACCCTGCAAACCAAACAGATGTACGGCATCGACCAAACAGAAACACGTGAATTTGGCGAGCGATGCTTGCTGGCCCGCCGGATGCTCGAAAGCGGCGTGCGGTTTGTCCAGTTGTATTCCGGCGACACCAATGGCTGGGACGCCCATGCGAACGTCGAAAAGAATCACACCGAGTATTGTCGGCGCACCGACAAACCGGTCGCCGGTCTTCTGCAAGATCTCAAGCAACGGGGGTTGCTGGATGACACGTTGGTGATCTGGGGCGGCGAATTCGGGCGGATGCCCATGAGCGAACAGGGTCTGGGTCGCGATCACAACCCTTGGGGCTACAGCGTCTGGCTCGCAGGTGCCGGCATTCGCGGCGGCCGGGCGTTCGGGGCAACGGACGAAATCGGACTGCGAGCGGTCACGGACAAAGTCTCTGTCAATGATTTTCACGCGACCCTGCTGCAACTGCTGGGAATGAATCACTACGACCTGACGTACTTCCACAATGGGCTGGACAAACGTTTGACCGGTCCCGATGAAGCGGAAGCCGTCGAAGGGATCCTGCTTTGA
- a CDS encoding DUF1549 and DUF1553 domain-containing protein, translating to MRAQQRTSWPISNAACLPLLTILCPFVIGTLITMRCTTADEDAADYVELPIDDYDRDHWAFLPLETVEVPQPPNTGWRRNPIDDFIQFELSQRGLQPQPPASRQTLIRRLSFDLTGLPPTPSQIAAFESDASEDAYERLVDRLLDSPRYGERWAQHWLDLARFAETDGFEHDKLRPDAWKYRDWVIAALNEDLPYDEFIRRQIAGDEMHPNDKSALTATRFCLSGPDMPDINLTDERRHTVLNELTSTIGEVFLGLQVGCAQCHDHKYDPISQADFYRLRAIFEPSVPLQKNHSLSTLKESFPSERPSHLMLRGDFRSPGPELKPGVIRVVSSTTNAFSPRQSERSAGLRTALADWLVAAENPMTARVMVNRVWQHHFGAGLSSTPSDFGVMGSEPSHPELLDWLALSFVQTGWSLKSLHRMIVTSATYRQRSRLADDATESETLAWGEAQKADPQAQLLSRYPRWRLEGEAIRDAMLVASGQINWKSGGPGVRPPLPQELVGTLLKNQWDVTQDRSEHNRRSIYVFARRNLRYPIFEVFDRPSANTSCSRRDISTTAPQSLHLLNSEFSLNLARSMASSIANEHPTEARRIQATFQRVLGRSPTPEEQLEVQDFLSASTSAEAEKQTHLCLALFNCNEFITVD from the coding sequence ATGCGTGCACAACAACGAACGTCGTGGCCGATTTCAAACGCAGCTTGCCTGCCTCTGTTGACGATTCTGTGCCCCTTTGTGATCGGCACGTTGATCACCATGCGTTGCACCACCGCCGACGAAGATGCCGCTGACTACGTCGAGCTGCCAATCGACGACTACGATCGCGATCACTGGGCGTTTCTACCACTCGAAACCGTGGAGGTGCCGCAGCCTCCCAACACGGGATGGCGTCGCAATCCAATCGACGACTTCATCCAATTCGAACTGAGCCAACGCGGCCTGCAACCACAACCTCCCGCTTCACGTCAAACGCTGATTCGGCGATTGAGCTTTGACCTGACCGGGTTGCCGCCGACACCATCGCAAATCGCTGCATTTGAATCCGACGCCAGTGAAGACGCCTACGAACGGCTTGTCGATCGCTTGCTCGACTCGCCGCGATACGGCGAACGTTGGGCACAGCACTGGCTCGACTTGGCTCGGTTTGCAGAGACGGACGGGTTCGAGCATGACAAGCTCCGACCGGATGCTTGGAAGTATCGCGATTGGGTCATCGCGGCTCTCAACGAAGACCTGCCTTATGACGAGTTCATTCGACGCCAGATCGCTGGCGATGAAATGCATCCGAATGACAAGTCCGCTTTGACGGCGACGCGGTTTTGCCTGTCGGGACCTGACATGCCGGACATCAATCTGACCGACGAGCGTCGACACACGGTCTTGAACGAATTGACATCGACCATCGGCGAAGTCTTCCTCGGCTTGCAAGTCGGCTGTGCCCAGTGTCATGACCACAAGTACGACCCGATCAGCCAAGCGGACTTCTATCGCTTGCGAGCCATCTTTGAACCATCGGTTCCACTTCAAAAGAACCACTCACTCTCCACTCTGAAAGAATCGTTCCCATCGGAGCGTCCAAGCCATCTGATGCTGCGTGGGGACTTCCGCAGTCCTGGGCCCGAACTGAAACCCGGTGTCATTCGGGTCGTTTCGTCGACGACCAATGCCTTCTCCCCAAGGCAATCCGAAAGATCAGCCGGACTTCGAACGGCCCTGGCTGATTGGTTGGTCGCGGCCGAGAATCCAATGACAGCGAGAGTCATGGTCAACCGCGTTTGGCAACATCATTTTGGTGCTGGACTATCCAGTACGCCCAGCGATTTCGGTGTGATGGGATCCGAGCCCAGCCATCCCGAGTTGCTGGATTGGCTTGCGTTGTCATTCGTCCAGACGGGCTGGAGCCTGAAGTCGCTGCATCGGATGATCGTCACGTCGGCCACCTATCGTCAACGAAGCCGACTCGCGGACGACGCGACCGAATCCGAAACGCTTGCCTGGGGCGAAGCACAAAAGGCAGACCCGCAGGCTCAGTTGCTGTCCCGCTACCCACGTTGGCGACTCGAGGGCGAAGCGATTCGGGATGCGATGCTGGTGGCGTCGGGGCAAATCAACTGGAAGTCCGGTGGCCCGGGTGTCCGTCCGCCGCTGCCCCAAGAACTGGTCGGTACCTTGCTCAAGAACCAATGGGACGTCACGCAGGATCGGTCCGAGCACAATCGACGCAGCATCTACGTCTTCGCTCGCCGAAACCTGCGATACCCGATCTTTGAAGTTTTCGATCGCCCCAGTGCGAACACCAGCTGTTCCCGTCGGGACATTTCAACCACGGCCCCTCAGTCGCTGCATCTACTCAACTCCGAGTTCTCCCTGAACCTGGCACGATCAATGGCCTCGTCGATCGCGAACGAGCATCCCACCGAAGCACGACGCATCCAGGCCACATTCCAACGCGTGCTCGGACGATCACCGACCCCAGAAGAACAACTCGAAGTCCAGGACTTCCTGAGTGCCAGCACCTCGGCCGAGGCAGAGAAGCAAACTCACCTATGCTTGGCGTTGTTCAACTGCAACGAGTTCATCACCGTCGATTGA
- a CDS encoding NAD(P)/FAD-dependent oxidoreductase: protein MSGQQSAQVVVIGGGPAGATVSTLIAQQGYRVELFERERFPRYHIGESLIPETYWVLERLGMLDKMKSSQFIKKYSVQFVSPSGKHSAPFYFHDNKPHECSQTWQIRRSEFDMMMLKNAADQGVSVYEGMRVLDVLFEGDRAVGVRVVDETGKQTEVRADVVVDASGQSSMLINKFKLRVPDAELNKGAIWTYFKGAYRDQGKDEGATVVLSLRDKQGWFWYIPMDDDLVSVGVVADFDYLFKGRAGNEATYAEELEKCLTVKERISKAEQVAPVKATKDYTYRASQAAGDGWVLVGDAFGFLDPLYSSGVMLALKSGEQAADAIVEGLRNGDTSRAQIGKWEAGFVEGMNRMRRLVCEYYDGFSFGEFIRRFPQHEGSVTDLLIGDLFKPELDQVFDDIDSMKATDAPSD from the coding sequence ATGTCAGGTCAACAATCTGCTCAGGTGGTCGTGATTGGCGGCGGTCCCGCCGGAGCGACCGTTTCCACCTTGATTGCCCAGCAAGGTTATCGAGTTGAATTGTTCGAGCGTGAACGCTTCCCTCGCTATCACATTGGTGAGTCACTGATTCCTGAAACCTATTGGGTGCTGGAGCGATTGGGGATGCTCGACAAGATGAAGTCGAGTCAATTCATCAAGAAGTACAGCGTTCAATTCGTGAGTCCTTCGGGCAAACATTCCGCTCCCTTTTACTTCCACGACAACAAGCCGCACGAATGCTCGCAGACTTGGCAGATTCGCCGGAGCGAATTTGACATGATGATGCTGAAGAATGCGGCAGACCAAGGTGTCAGCGTTTACGAAGGGATGCGGGTGCTGGATGTGCTTTTCGAGGGCGACCGGGCGGTTGGCGTTCGGGTGGTGGATGAGACGGGGAAGCAAACAGAAGTTCGCGCCGATGTGGTTGTGGATGCCAGCGGGCAAAGTTCCATGCTCATCAACAAGTTTAAACTTCGGGTCCCCGACGCCGAACTGAACAAGGGAGCAATTTGGACGTACTTCAAAGGCGCCTATCGAGATCAAGGTAAAGACGAGGGAGCCACTGTTGTTCTAAGCCTGCGAGACAAGCAGGGGTGGTTTTGGTACATCCCGATGGACGATGACTTGGTCAGCGTCGGTGTGGTGGCGGACTTTGACTACCTGTTCAAAGGGCGTGCGGGAAACGAAGCGACCTATGCCGAGGAACTGGAAAAATGCCTCACAGTCAAAGAGCGGATTTCCAAGGCAGAGCAGGTTGCCCCTGTGAAAGCAACGAAAGATTACACCTACCGGGCAAGTCAAGCTGCGGGCGACGGTTGGGTGCTGGTCGGCGATGCGTTTGGATTTCTCGATCCGCTTTATTCATCGGGTGTGATGTTGGCGTTGAAGTCGGGAGAGCAGGCTGCCGATGCGATCGTTGAGGGATTGCGAAATGGCGATACCTCTCGAGCACAGATCGGAAAGTGGGAGGCGGGGTTTGTCGAGGGAATGAATCGGATGCGCCGATTGGTCTGTGAGTACTACGACGGGTTCAGCTTTGGAGAGTTCATTCGCCGTTTTCCCCAGCACGAAGGCAGCGTGACCGACCTGCTCATTGGCGATCTTTTCAAACCGGAACTCGACCAGGTATTTGATGACATCGACTCGATGAAAGCGACGGACGCACCGAGCGATTGA
- a CDS encoding MarR family winged helix-turn-helix transcriptional regulator has protein sequence MAKSSSHAASPAKQSFDSLEQEVFLNLWRTYDRLKAMEDEVFGQVGLSAQQYNALRLLQSVHPKTMPTLVLGGRLISRAPDMTRLLDRLERRGWLLRERKPENRRVVEVRITKEGMQLLDEIHEAVQESHRRQLGHLNKKVLRQLADLLRQARQPHEDAANLSFIDE, from the coding sequence ATGGCTAAATCATCGTCCCATGCTGCCTCTCCGGCGAAGCAATCGTTTGACTCGTTGGAGCAAGAGGTCTTTTTGAATCTCTGGCGGACTTATGACCGGCTGAAAGCGATGGAAGATGAGGTCTTCGGACAGGTCGGCTTGTCCGCCCAGCAATACAACGCTCTGCGCCTGTTGCAATCGGTTCACCCGAAGACGATGCCGACCTTGGTGCTGGGGGGGCGATTGATTTCTCGAGCCCCTGACATGACCCGCCTCCTGGATCGTCTGGAACGGCGTGGATGGTTGTTGCGGGAGAGGAAACCTGAAAACCGTCGTGTCGTCGAAGTCCGCATCACGAAGGAAGGGATGCAATTGCTTGACGAGATCCACGAGGCGGTCCAGGAAAGTCATCGACGGCAGTTGGGACACCTGAACAAGAAAGTTCTGCGGCAATTGGCGGACTTGCTCCGGCAAGCCCGGCAGCCACATGAAGATGCCGCCAACCTGTCATTCATTGATGAGTGA
- a CDS encoding SGNH/GDSL hydrolase family protein codes for MLAVLAALTVAGGMIGSSASSLATEPARWEYSSEQLQPFWKADVIERESVLFIRDPATGEARASLLFPIQKIISIQDSTGAITYEPEVDFHHVSGSREISVPSTSRIGTKSAADLRRPDDSQKHKLTHRDGNGEILFGGKLEYHSMQSWVTYSKAADDWPVAMPAFDPSALPLTIRQLQKGQPVSIVLLGDSISTGCNASAWGGAAPFQPAYQDLLKQHLESHYKTTIELTNLSVGGTSTPWGVLQIPKVVESKPDLILLAFGMNDSASRSPEDYGKSIAQMISTARETLPDVEFILVATMLGNRDWTTLNHDVFPKYRDQLAALCEPGIALADMTSVWQEFLLRKKDHDLTGNGVNHPNDFGHRVYAQVLSALLVEDAS; via the coding sequence ATGCTGGCAGTGTTGGCCGCGCTCACGGTCGCCGGTGGGATGATCGGATCATCGGCGTCATCGCTGGCAACGGAACCCGCTCGCTGGGAATACTCGTCTGAACAACTGCAGCCTTTTTGGAAGGCGGATGTGATTGAACGTGAATCGGTGCTGTTCATTCGCGATCCGGCAACCGGGGAAGCACGGGCGTCGCTGCTGTTTCCAATTCAGAAGATCATCTCGATCCAGGATTCAACGGGAGCCATCACGTACGAACCGGAAGTTGACTTTCATCACGTCAGCGGTTCACGCGAAATCTCCGTTCCCTCCACATCGCGAATCGGAACGAAGTCCGCCGCGGACCTGCGGCGACCGGATGATTCTCAGAAACACAAACTCACTCATCGCGACGGCAACGGTGAGATACTGTTTGGCGGCAAGTTGGAGTACCACAGCATGCAGTCGTGGGTCACTTACTCCAAAGCAGCAGACGATTGGCCGGTCGCGATGCCAGCCTTCGATCCGTCGGCCCTGCCTCTCACGATTCGTCAGCTACAGAAAGGGCAGCCGGTTTCGATTGTCCTGCTCGGAGACAGCATCTCAACGGGATGCAATGCATCCGCCTGGGGCGGCGCGGCACCTTTCCAGCCCGCCTATCAAGACTTGTTGAAGCAGCATCTCGAGTCGCATTACAAGACAACCATTGAACTCACCAATCTGTCCGTTGGTGGGACGTCGACGCCATGGGGAGTCTTGCAGATCCCGAAGGTTGTGGAATCAAAGCCCGATCTGATTTTGCTGGCATTTGGGATGAACGATTCAGCCAGTCGTTCACCGGAGGATTACGGAAAGAGTATTGCCCAGATGATTTCCACCGCACGCGAGACGCTGCCCGATGTCGAATTCATCCTCGTTGCGACCATGCTCGGGAACCGGGACTGGACAACGCTGAACCACGACGTGTTTCCGAAGTACCGTGATCAACTGGCAGCACTCTGTGAACCTGGGATTGCGCTCGCCGATATGACTTCGGTATGGCAGGAGTTTTTGCTGAGAAAGAAGGATCACGACCTGACAGGCAACGGAGTCAATCATCCCAACGATTTTGGACATCGGGTTTACGCACAGGTGCTGTCAGCTCTGTTGGTCGAGGATGCTTCTTGA
- a CDS encoding PVC-type heme-binding CxxCH protein translates to MKYSLAWVMVCLALTSPLNLWADDFPKPLNTEKSETNQTSPEDALKGISVPDGFQVTLFASEPEINQPIALATDDRGRLWVAENYTYSDRATNFDDSMRDRIVILEDVDGDGSFDQRTVFWDQGRRLTSVEIGYGGVWVLDAPNLLFIPDADQDDVPDGEPIVMLDGWDDDAARHTIVNGLRWGPDGWLYGRNGIMAISNVGIPGATPDQRVPMDCGIWRFHPTRHQFEVVAMGTTNPWGMDWDEHGQMFFINTVIGHLWHVVPGARFRRMYGEHFNPHTYGVIEQTADHFHWDTNELWHDIRKDGVTVMTQTTDQAGGGHAHCGMTILQGQPFPQTLQGSVLALNFHGRRINRDTLHRHGATYTARHAPDFLKVADPWFRGVEILTGKAGELFIADWSDVGECHENDGIHRTSGRIYRLALEENPPAARPAIGPASELSTQQLAEHVASPWEWLSRKCLLELGERAARSAIDPEIHQHLLAKFHSDESETQRLRRLWALHITGGASDDFLARCLDDPSEHVRCWAIQFLTEDAPPSPTVLAKFQSMAQSDDSGLVLTWLASALQRLRVEDRWPVALALGSHKKYADDRVLPLMVWYGVEPAVLANPEQAIEMVVSCQLPIVREYITRRVTLEMERQPEVIEQLLKRTAAPTTDSLVIVDVLRGMAEALRGWRKATPVAGWDSFSADNADSDNPEVQRLTRELSLVFGDGRALDELRKIALDSGSALSERRAAIRALVLARDAEVVPLLQSLLRDRDLSRDAINGLAAFGHEETPQLLVSNFSGFTLPAQRAAIATLVSRPPFASVLLDAVSAGSIDRSLVSAFQLRQMQNSGDAGLSQRVADLWPELAAQSQKKTTRIAALRAMLTPETLAKADTSAGRLLFNQSCANCHTLFGEGAKIAPDLTGAQRSNLNYLLENIVDPSATVSENFKLSVVLLDDGRVLNGVFIGRTEKTLTLQTALDQIVIQREEVEEMHESPVSMMPDELLSSLSDQQIQNMIAYLMSPAQVPLSPRRTSAE, encoded by the coding sequence ATGAAATACAGTCTTGCCTGGGTCATGGTTTGCCTTGCCCTGACCTCCCCGCTCAACCTGTGGGCGGACGACTTTCCGAAACCGTTGAACACCGAGAAGTCGGAAACCAACCAAACCTCTCCAGAGGACGCTCTCAAAGGGATCAGCGTCCCCGATGGTTTTCAGGTGACTCTGTTCGCGTCCGAGCCTGAGATCAATCAGCCGATCGCCTTGGCAACCGATGATCGCGGTCGACTGTGGGTCGCCGAAAACTACACCTACTCGGATCGGGCCACTAATTTCGACGATTCCATGCGCGACCGCATTGTGATTCTGGAAGATGTCGACGGTGACGGCAGTTTCGATCAACGGACGGTGTTTTGGGATCAAGGCAGACGACTGACCAGCGTTGAAATCGGGTATGGCGGTGTCTGGGTTCTGGACGCGCCCAACCTGCTGTTCATTCCCGATGCTGACCAAGACGACGTGCCCGACGGGGAACCAATCGTCATGCTCGATGGCTGGGACGACGACGCCGCTCGGCACACGATTGTCAACGGACTGCGTTGGGGACCGGACGGTTGGCTGTACGGTCGCAACGGCATCATGGCCATTTCGAACGTCGGGATCCCCGGCGCGACGCCCGACCAAAGGGTGCCAATGGACTGCGGGATCTGGCGGTTCCATCCGACACGTCATCAATTCGAAGTGGTTGCCATGGGCACGACCAATCCGTGGGGCATGGATTGGGACGAACACGGGCAGATGTTCTTTATCAACACGGTCATCGGACATCTCTGGCACGTGGTTCCGGGAGCTCGATTCCGCCGCATGTACGGGGAACACTTCAACCCGCACACCTACGGCGTGATCGAACAGACGGCGGATCACTTCCATTGGGACACCAACGAACTGTGGCATGACATCCGCAAAGATGGCGTCACGGTCATGACCCAAACCACCGACCAGGCAGGAGGCGGGCACGCCCATTGCGGAATGACCATCCTGCAAGGCCAGCCGTTCCCGCAAACGCTGCAGGGTTCCGTGCTGGCTCTGAATTTCCACGGTCGCCGAATCAATCGAGACACGCTGCATCGTCATGGCGCGACGTACACGGCGCGGCATGCACCGGACTTTTTGAAAGTCGCGGATCCGTGGTTCCGAGGTGTTGAGATTCTGACGGGGAAGGCCGGCGAGTTATTCATCGCCGACTGGTCCGACGTTGGCGAATGCCACGAAAACGACGGGATTCACCGGACTTCCGGACGCATCTATCGCCTCGCTTTGGAAGAGAATCCCCCAGCCGCCCGCCCAGCGATTGGTCCCGCAAGTGAACTCAGCACCCAACAGTTGGCCGAGCACGTGGCCTCCCCGTGGGAATGGCTGTCGCGAAAGTGTCTGCTGGAACTGGGCGAACGTGCGGCGCGGTCCGCGATCGATCCAGAGATTCACCAGCACCTGCTCGCAAAATTTCACTCGGACGAATCGGAGACGCAGCGGCTGCGGCGACTGTGGGCACTGCACATCACCGGCGGTGCGAGTGACGACTTCCTTGCCCGCTGCCTGGATGACCCGAGCGAACACGTGCGTTGCTGGGCGATTCAGTTCCTCACCGAAGACGCCCCACCCTCACCAACCGTCCTCGCCAAGTTTCAGTCCATGGCGCAAAGCGATGACTCCGGCTTGGTGCTGACATGGTTGGCATCCGCGCTGCAGCGTCTGCGAGTCGAGGACCGCTGGCCGGTGGCTTTGGCGTTGGGCAGCCACAAAAAATATGCCGATGACCGCGTGTTGCCGCTGATGGTCTGGTACGGAGTCGAACCCGCTGTCCTGGCCAACCCCGAACAAGCGATTGAGATGGTGGTGTCGTGCCAACTGCCGATCGTTCGCGAGTACATCACCCGGCGGGTGACGCTGGAAATGGAACGACAACCGGAAGTCATCGAGCAGCTCCTGAAACGAACGGCAGCCCCCACGACCGACTCATTGGTCATCGTGGATGTCCTGCGTGGAATGGCGGAAGCACTGCGAGGTTGGCGCAAGGCAACGCCGGTGGCAGGCTGGGATTCATTCTCGGCTGACAACGCCGACAGCGACAATCCAGAAGTTCAGAGACTGACTCGTGAGCTGTCCCTGGTCTTTGGCGACGGCCGTGCTCTTGATGAACTTCGCAAGATCGCACTCGACAGTGGATCAGCCTTGTCGGAACGCCGCGCTGCGATCCGTGCCCTGGTGCTCGCACGCGACGCGGAAGTCGTGCCGTTGCTCCAGAGCCTGCTGAGGGATCGCGACCTGTCACGCGACGCGATCAATGGGCTGGCGGCGTTCGGCCACGAAGAAACACCCCAGCTGTTGGTTTCCAACTTCAGCGGATTCACCTTGCCCGCCCAACGAGCGGCGATCGCCACGCTGGTTTCGCGTCCGCCGTTTGCCAGCGTCTTGCTGGACGCGGTCTCAGCCGGAAGCATCGATCGATCCCTCGTTTCCGCGTTCCAGCTTCGGCAGATGCAAAACTCGGGCGACGCCGGACTGAGTCAGCGAGTGGCCGACCTGTGGCCCGAACTGGCCGCACAATCACAGAAGAAGACAACTCGCATCGCAGCACTCCGAGCCATGCTGACGCCGGAAACGCTCGCCAAAGCCGACACGTCCGCCGGCCGACTGCTGTTCAATCAGTCCTGTGCGAATTGCCACACGTTGTTTGGCGAAGGAGCCAAAATCGCTCCCGATTTGACCGGGGCACAACGCAGCAATCTGAACTATCTGCTCGAGAACATTGTCGATCCCAGCGCCACGGTCTCTGAGAACTTCAAGTTGTCAGTCGTGCTGTTGGATGACGGCCGAGTGCTCAACGGTGTCTTCATCGGACGCACCGAGAAAACTCTGACGCTGCAGACAGCACTGGATCAAATCGTGATCCAGCGAGAGGAAGTGGAAGAGATGCACGAGTCACCGGTGTCCATGATGCCCGACGAACTTCTCAGCTCACTCAGCGATCAACAGATTCAGAACATGATCGCCTATTTGATGTCACCCGCCCAAGTGCCTTTGTCCCCAAGGCGAACTTCAGCTGAGTAG
- a CDS encoding alpha/beta hydrolase encodes MKLLSPLCLLLLTVPCLAEEVATTNQSAAPVRTPLWEGPAPVGGGETESGNAWITVHRPEKANGTAIVICPGGGYGRLVLGGEGHKIAAWLNQHGITGVVLEYRLPGGRHAVPLIDAQRAIRTVRANAKDWQIRPDRIGIMGFSAGGHLASTAATHFDAGDQAADNMVDRLSSRPDFAILVYPVVTMGEHTHAGSRNNLLGKDPSPDRVNLYSNELQVTDDTPPMFLAHAVDDTPVPIVNSRQLHAALKQHGIASHLLELPSGGHGLNGYQGPMWDAWQTASLEWLQELD; translated from the coding sequence ATGAAATTGCTCTCGCCGCTTTGTCTTTTGTTGTTGACGGTCCCTTGTTTGGCGGAGGAGGTTGCGACAACGAATCAGTCGGCCGCCCCAGTGCGAACGCCGCTTTGGGAAGGGCCTGCCCCAGTCGGTGGTGGTGAGACGGAATCAGGCAATGCCTGGATCACGGTGCACCGACCGGAGAAAGCCAACGGCACGGCCATCGTGATTTGCCCTGGTGGCGGATACGGGAGGCTGGTCCTTGGCGGTGAAGGGCACAAGATCGCCGCTTGGTTGAATCAACATGGGATCACGGGCGTGGTGTTGGAGTACCGATTGCCTGGCGGTCGTCACGCCGTTCCGCTGATCGATGCTCAGCGGGCCATTCGTACGGTACGGGCCAACGCGAAGGATTGGCAGATCAGACCTGACCGGATCGGCATCATGGGGTTCTCGGCCGGTGGGCACCTGGCCTCCACCGCCGCAACCCATTTTGATGCGGGGGATCAAGCCGCGGACAACATGGTTGATCGCCTCAGTTCTCGTCCCGATTTTGCAATCCTGGTTTACCCCGTCGTCACAATGGGAGAGCACACACACGCTGGGTCGCGGAACAACCTGCTGGGCAAAGACCCTTCGCCGGATCGGGTGAACCTGTACTCCAATGAGCTGCAGGTCACCGACGACACTCCGCCGATGTTCCTGGCCCACGCCGTCGACGACACTCCCGTTCCAATCGTCAACAGTCGCCAACTGCACGCAGCATTGAAACAGCACGGTATCGCGTCACATCTGCTAGAGCTCCCCTCAGGAGGACATGGATTGAACGGTTACCAAGGCCCGATGTGGGATGCTTGGCAAACCGCATCGTTGGAATGGTTGCAGGAGCTGGATTGA
- a CDS encoding NUDIX hydrolase encodes MLDWIKVAGKLAYDRPTRERLLGYRPVVICLIQSLERDAFLFVQPAAGRGAWMPPQEGIPPNMSVEEATSQCLDVELGGSRKQMHFRRSVWLGRKAIPERQGSRDVEFSIRPMQGKAYYGSLSKVAEDSPITLNPAEVSGHDWMTLDEIRDRMLENSDRKRELLRVLFAKLVGKEL; translated from the coding sequence ATGTTGGATTGGATCAAAGTGGCCGGGAAATTGGCGTATGACCGTCCGACACGTGAACGGTTGCTGGGGTATCGGCCGGTGGTGATTTGCTTGATCCAGTCGCTCGAACGGGATGCATTTCTCTTTGTTCAACCCGCCGCAGGGCGCGGAGCTTGGATGCCGCCGCAAGAAGGGATCCCACCCAACATGTCGGTCGAAGAAGCGACGTCCCAATGCTTGGACGTCGAGCTGGGGGGCAGTCGAAAGCAGATGCATTTTCGACGTTCGGTTTGGTTGGGACGCAAAGCAATCCCCGAACGGCAAGGCAGTCGCGACGTCGAGTTTTCAATACGTCCGATGCAGGGCAAGGCCTATTATGGATCGCTGAGCAAGGTCGCCGAGGACTCGCCGATCACGCTCAATCCTGCAGAGGTCTCGGGGCATGACTGGATGACCCTCGACGAAATTCGCGACCGGATGCTGGAGAATTCCGATCGCAAACGCGAGTTGTTGCGAGTGTTGTTCGCAAAGCTGGTGGGGAAGGAACTGTAG